One region of Limisphaerales bacterium genomic DNA includes:
- the fliS gene encoding flagellar export chaperone FliS produces MNSANKLNAYRVAAVNTSSAENLVVMLYDGAIRFLGIAIKAFEREDPLDFNFTVHENITRTQAIIRELNRSLDPEKAGELGDHLVSLYDYFDNRLQEANVQKNKEIIEEIRTRLSELRDAWNESLNQVSEPPAPAAAPAPAIAPVPVPVTQPIPVAAPAPSPSSGEYTGLSLMG; encoded by the coding sequence ATGAACAGCGCCAACAAGCTGAATGCGTATCGAGTGGCCGCGGTAAATACTTCCTCCGCGGAAAATCTCGTGGTGATGTTGTATGACGGTGCCATTCGATTCCTCGGCATCGCCATCAAGGCATTCGAGCGGGAAGACCCGTTGGATTTCAATTTTACCGTCCACGAAAACATCACGCGCACACAGGCTATCATCCGCGAACTCAACCGCAGCCTTGACCCCGAGAAAGCCGGTGAACTGGGTGACCACCTCGTGAGTTTATACGATTATTTTGATAACCGGCTGCAGGAAGCGAACGTGCAAAAAAACAAGGAGATTATTGAGGAAATCCGTACGCGCCTCTCTGAACTACGCGATGCATGGAATGAATCACTCAATCAAGTCAGCGAACCACCGGCTCCGGCCGCCGCACCGGCGCCAGCAATAGCGCCCGTGCCCGTGCCCGTTACCCAACCCATTCCCGTTGCCGCACCGGCACCTTCCCCCTCTTCGGGCGAATACACCGGGCTATCATTAATGGGCTAA
- a CDS encoding flagellar hook basal-body protein, whose amino-acid sequence MLAHNVLRGWPMNISLYQAASALEGNLQRQHVIAENLASSSVPGFKRHNMTFNAVDASMFDESLKAANKTQVQWMLPRFIVSTDFQQGTLMPTGDNTNVALDGPGFFGVSGPDGETLYTRDGSFRTNNLGQLITKDGNLLQAVGGGPITVDTNSKYPITIAKDGTVTQGGPSLGRLNVVSFAPEDLQKLQRINSGYFTSGGLTPLAADESETAVAMGFLEGANTTPSHEMGQLMTTLRHFEANQKIMKIQDQHMGRLIRELTDNK is encoded by the coding sequence GTGCTGGCACATAATGTGCTGCGTGGGTGGCCGATGAATATCAGTTTGTACCAGGCCGCCAGCGCTCTGGAGGGCAACCTCCAACGCCAGCACGTGATCGCGGAAAACCTCGCTTCCTCCAGCGTGCCCGGATTCAAGCGGCATAATATGACCTTTAACGCCGTCGACGCCTCGATGTTCGACGAATCCCTCAAAGCCGCCAACAAAACTCAGGTGCAGTGGATGCTGCCACGGTTCATCGTTTCCACCGATTTCCAGCAGGGTACGCTGATGCCCACCGGCGATAACACCAACGTCGCCCTCGATGGCCCGGGCTTCTTCGGGGTCAGCGGGCCTGATGGCGAAACACTGTACACCCGCGACGGAAGTTTCCGCACCAACAACCTCGGTCAGCTCATCACCAAAGACGGCAACCTACTCCAAGCCGTGGGCGGCGGACCGATCACGGTGGACACGAATTCCAAGTACCCCATCACCATCGCCAAAGACGGCACGGTGACGCAGGGCGGGCCTTCGTTGGGTCGCTTGAACGTGGTGAGCTTTGCCCCGGAAGATTTGCAAAAACTCCAACGCATCAATTCCGGCTACTTTACTTCGGGCGGCCTCACGCCATTGGCAGCGGATGAAAGTGAAACCGCCGTGGCCATGGGATTTTTGGAAGGTGCCAACACCACGCCTTCGCACGAGATGGGTCAGTTAATGACCACGCTCCGCCATTTTGAAGCCAACCAAAAGATCATGAAAATCCAGGACCAACATATGGGCCGATTGATCCGTGAACTGACTGACAACAAATAG